The nucleotide sequence TCATCGGCCACGTCGTGCGCTTCAACCCGCGCTTCCGCATGGCCAAGCAGGCGATCGACGAGGGCCGGATCGGCAAGATTGTCGCCCTCTCCTCCCGCCGCAATATTCCGGCTGCCTGGACCCCGACGATCCTCACCAAGATCGGGCCGATCGTCGGCGACGCCATCCACGACACCGACATCATGCTGTGGCTGACCGGCGAGAAGATCGTCTCGGCTTATGCCCAGACCGTGTCGATCCGTAACCTTACCCATCCCGATATCGGGCAAACCATGTTCCGCTTCGAGAGTGGGGCCACCGCTACCCTCGAAACCGTGTGGTCCATGCCGGACAAGACCCCATTCGACATTGACGAGCGCATGTCGATCATCGGCACCGAGGGCATCATCCACGTTCAGGACACGTTCCCGAACCTCGCCATTGTCGATGGCGACAAGCTGCACAGCCCGGACACGACCTATTGGCCGATGTTCGACGGGGTGCGCGGCGGCGCCCTGCGCGACGAGTTCGTCTATTTCACCCGCAAGGCGCTCGCCGGCGAACAGCCCGATATCGGCCGTCCCGAAGACGCCGCAGCCGCGCTTGAGGCGTGCCTCGCAGCCGAAGAATCCGCACGATCCGGAACAATCATCCGTATCGGCTAGAAGGGAATAGTCTAATGAGCACTCTACGCGTTCTCGTCGTTGGCCTGGGCAATATGGGCATGAGCCATGCCAAGGCTTATGCAAAGATCGACGGATTTGAGGTGGCCGGGGTTTGCACCCGCCATATCGACGACGTCCAGTTGCCAGAGGCCCTGCAGGGGGCAAAACGCTTCAACGATTTCGACACGGCGCTGGCTGAACTCAAGCCCGACGTTGTTTCGATCAACACCATGCCCGACACACACGCGCCCTACGCCATCAAGGCAATGGAGGCCGGGGCCCATGTGTTTGTCGAAAAGCCGATGGCGCTCACCGTCGCAGACGCCGAGCGCGTGGTGGAGACGGCCAAGCGGACCGGCCGGAAACTGGTGATCGGTTATATTCTTCGCCAGCATCCGAGCTGGAACAAGTTCATCGAGATCGCCCGCGAGCTCGGAACGCCGCTGGTGTTCCGCATGAACCTCAACCAGCAGTCGAACGGGGAGACATGGTCCTGGCACAAGCGCCTGATGGACAGCTTCACCCCACTCGTCGACTGCGGCGTCCACTATGTCGACGTCATGTGCCAGATGACCGACGCCAAGCCGGTCAAGGTCCATGCCATTGGCGCCAAGCTGACCGACGAGGTCGCCAAGCAGAACTATGGCATGCTTCAGGTTCAGTTCGATGATGGCTCGGTCGGCTGGTACGAAGCCGGCTGGGGGCCGATGGTCAGCGAAACCGCCTTCTTCGTGAAGGACGTGTTCGGCCCCAAGGGCTCGGTCTCCATCGTCATGGCGGAGAATGCGGAGGGTGTGAAGTCGGACGATATCAACGCGCACACCAAGACTAACCAGATCCTGCGCCATTACGCCGACATGACGCGTCCGGATGAACGCATCGACATGTCCGATGAGCCCGACCACGACGAGCTCTGCGAACGCGAGCAGCGCTATCTGCTGAAAGCCATCACCGAGGATATCGATCTCAGCCAGCACATGACCGACGGGGTCAACAGTCTCCGTATCGTGCTCGCCGCCGACGAATCCATTCATTCCGGCGAAGTCGTTCGCCTCTGATCAATCCGGGCCCGGTAACGCCGGGCCCTCCCCTTTTAGGACAATCCAATTGAATAACATCGACCTTCAGGGCCAGGTGGCCGTGATCACCGGCGGCGCACAGGGGCTGGGCTTTGCCATGGCCCAGCGCATTCTCGCATCCGGGGCCAAGGTCAGCCTCTGGGATCGCGACGGCGCCCTGCTCGAGAAGGCCGTCGCAGCGCTCGGCGCCGGCGCGTCCAGCAAGACTGTCGACATCACCGACCTGACCGGGCTGGAGCGCGTACATGCCGAGGTCGAGGCAGAGGTCGGGCCCGTTTCGATCCTTGTCAATTCCGCCGGAATTGCCGGCAACAATGCGCCTCTCGAAGATTACGACCCGGACGAATGGCGGCGGGTGGTCGAGATCAACCTCAACGGCACCTTCTACGTCAACAAGGTGGTCATCCCCTCGATGAAGGCCCGCAATTACGGCCGTATCGTCAATATCTCCTCGGTGGCGGGCAAGGAGGGCAATCCCAATCTCTCCGCCTACTCCGCCGCCAAGGCTGGGGTGATCGGGCTGACGAAGTCGTTAGGGAAGGAACTGGCCAAATATGACATCGCGGTCAATTGCATCACGCCGGCGACAGCCAAGACGCGCATCCTCGAGACCCTGACCGAGGAATTCATCAACTACATGCTGGTCCGCATTCCGCGCGGCCGGTTCCTTGAGGTCGACGAAGCCGCCGCGATGGTCGCCTGGCTCGTATCGAAGGACAACAGCTTTACAACGGCCTCGGTCTTCGACCTTTCCGGTGGCCGCTGCACCTACTGAGGCGCTCGCCCGA is from Devosia sp. SD17-2 and encodes:
- a CDS encoding Gfo/Idh/MocA family oxidoreductase, yielding MSQLRIGIIGLGWFGEIHAETIMGIPNLKLDALCTRTPDRLAEQGKKFGVSKLYTDYHDMLADPDIDAVSICTMWDQHTEPAIAALKAGKHVFLEKPIASTVEDARKIVEAAQGSKGILFIGHVVRFNPRFRMAKQAIDEGRIGKIVALSSRRNIPAAWTPTILTKIGPIVGDAIHDTDIMLWLTGEKIVSAYAQTVSIRNLTHPDIGQTMFRFESGATATLETVWSMPDKTPFDIDERMSIIGTEGIIHVQDTFPNLAIVDGDKLHSPDTTYWPMFDGVRGGALRDEFVYFTRKALAGEQPDIGRPEDAAAALEACLAAEESARSGTIIRIG
- a CDS encoding SDR family NAD(P)-dependent oxidoreductase is translated as MNNIDLQGQVAVITGGAQGLGFAMAQRILASGAKVSLWDRDGALLEKAVAALGAGASSKTVDITDLTGLERVHAEVEAEVGPVSILVNSAGIAGNNAPLEDYDPDEWRRVVEINLNGTFYVNKVVIPSMKARNYGRIVNISSVAGKEGNPNLSAYSAAKAGVIGLTKSLGKELAKYDIAVNCITPATAKTRILETLTEEFINYMLVRIPRGRFLEVDEAAAMVAWLVSKDNSFTTASVFDLSGGRCTY
- a CDS encoding Gfo/Idh/MocA family oxidoreductase produces the protein MSTLRVLVVGLGNMGMSHAKAYAKIDGFEVAGVCTRHIDDVQLPEALQGAKRFNDFDTALAELKPDVVSINTMPDTHAPYAIKAMEAGAHVFVEKPMALTVADAERVVETAKRTGRKLVIGYILRQHPSWNKFIEIARELGTPLVFRMNLNQQSNGETWSWHKRLMDSFTPLVDCGVHYVDVMCQMTDAKPVKVHAIGAKLTDEVAKQNYGMLQVQFDDGSVGWYEAGWGPMVSETAFFVKDVFGPKGSVSIVMAENAEGVKSDDINAHTKTNQILRHYADMTRPDERIDMSDEPDHDELCEREQRYLLKAITEDIDLSQHMTDGVNSLRIVLAADESIHSGEVVRL